ATTCACCTCTTACTAGGATGTTAATTACAAAAATTGCATTATGCTTTCAATTTTGACCTAGACgccaaaaaacaagtttttatgatcattttttaatgttagaCTTAACATAAATATCTAAGGAAATTGTACTGATCAGATATGTAGACTTTTCAgcttttgtcaacaataaagtAATTAATCAGGGTAAGCCGCTATTAAATCATTGGCTtacattgatggcaatagatcgTACCGTTGTAATACTTAGGACAAGGGGTGTGGGGGTTTTTGAAGTATCCCAAAACGACTCAAGTACTTGATGAAAAGTACCAACACGTTTGATAAGCAAAGGTGTGGTTGAGTAGCACACGATGGCCCAGAAGACAGTTCAGCTAGCATACGGATGCTCCAATACAGTTATAGTACAACATCTATACATCAACTatacattgtgcattttttttcccctttgtggGATTTTCTGAAGGATCGGGGTGGGAGGGGGTTGTTCACCATTACATCACTGCTAAAGGACGTGTGGAAATGGAGCCAGATATCGACAATTCAGGACCACGGAGAGCGCACCTCACGTCTCATTTTGGACGGGTTACCCTTCCTGTCTATCTGTGGTTCTGCGTGGAGGCTAAAAAGACTAAAAAGGGTCAGAGGACCTGACCGGATGATGCGTTACAAAATGACCTTGACACAGACGGGAAGTTGGCGGTCGTTACGATATCACAGTAGCCTCCGTCACGATAGCGGGGTCTTCTATGTCGGCTTTGCTCTGGACCATGCGGAGCTCGAGCTGGGGCGGGCTGGGCCTCCGACCGGGACCTGCCAGTTCTGGGAGACCGGAAGAAGCCAATTAAAACTCAAGCAGTCTCATCTAAGGAGCCTATTTTAGAAATATGGAGTTGACTAGATAAAATCTAGGCCCCTTTATTAACAAAATTGGAGATATTTTACTAAATTGGCATGTCTCTTGTAGGAACTGAATTAGCCAGTGGAGGGCAACCTTCTGCCAGTAGTAGCACGTGTGCTTGCATGAAAAGCATTCcattgacttatttatttttaataaacttTTACTACTGTTGTGTGCACAAACATGGCGAATTGGCAACCCATTACTACATCACTAATGAAAGTcctatattccatttttttttaaatcatgggcTGCCATTAAGAGCAACAATTTTCCTTACCATGTGCGTACGATATGGTCCTCTGGATGACGTGATGCATCACCGAAAAAGTTTTCTCACACGCCGTCTGAAGTGAGCGTGGATAGAAAGAAGAGACATCAATGTTAGAGTGCGTGGTTTTGAAAGAAAATCAGTGTCCACGCTATAGCGCGTGTGGTGGATACCTTGAGGTCATTTGGGTAGTGGTGCGTCCACGCCAGAAGCATGGCGGCAAACAGGTCACCTGTCCCCACAAAGACGGCGTCTACTTTGGGAACTTCTATTCTGACCCTCTGTGTCGTTCTACTGCCATCGGGGCGAACTGAGTGCATAAGAATGCTTTCCTCAATTGATTTCCCCGGGGAgcgtgaaaaagaaaaagcgcGTTGCGACGCTCACCGTGACGCTGACTGCCCAGCGACACCAGGAAACGGTCACCCAGTCTGGAGGGCAGATCAGAGGAGGTGATGACCACCGTGTCTGGGCCCATGTTGTGCAGCAGGTCCATCACCTGCACACCAGACACTTTCAGACTGGTTGGTTTTGAAGAAGACGACTCCCGTGAATAATAAGCATTCTTACCTCTACGGCATCTTTCTCGGTGCTGATGTTCTTCCCTGTCAAcaatctagaaaaaaaaataagcaaggGCAGGATCATGACAACAATCTTTTTGTTCGTGAAAATCTGAAATTCCTGTATAACATGACACTCCTAGTCCActagatccattttttttacttccaatcCAATGTTTTGTAACTCACTCGGCCTCAAACTGGTTGGGAGTGATGATGTCGGCAACGGGAACCACCTTGTTCTTGTACACTGGGTACAGATTCTGGGGGACGTACTGTAAAGACGTTTACAATCAGAACATGTACCTAAAACGACCCTACGACTAGATGAAGTACTCACAACCCACCATGGATCCGTGGTCCCCGAGCACAGGATCACACACTACAATATCAAACACAAGCACAAAGATTGAGCACAAATCTCCCCAAAACATTGCTTTGACCCCTCAAGATTTAATCCACCGGAAGGGAAAGCTCACCATACACCAAATTTGGATTGGCTCTCTTTAGCTCCTGAACAATGTCCACCACCATCTCCAGGAAGGATGTGTCCCTGGTGTACCCTGAACACGACACACAAACATTATGAACAGGTCAAATATGTAACAAAGATGATTGTTGACTAGTACACACCTGTGAGGACGTAGTCATACTGGTGCACGTTGTTGAGTTTGATGCCTTCGTAGAGAACGTGGAGCTCGTCAGCCGTCAACACTTGGCCCTTCCAGTGAGAATATCCTGCAGGAGCAGCCATGCACGTGGTACTTCATTGACCGTTGTAGTCGGAAAACTACCATCGCCTATTTTTTATTTCGACGTATCGTCTGAATCGCCGCATAAAATGGCCAGCAGTTATGATTTTCTGGCTGTGATAAATGACCCGACAACATTCATTTGCGCTGCCTTGTTCTCAGTCTGCTACATGCTAACTGCATTGGGAATAAATACATACGATGCTGCATATATTTTGATTGCAtataaatcaatcaattattTGAAATCAATTCTTCCAAAACATACATTGAGTTGGACACACACATAAATCGAAGGAGGAACCCAACACTGATGGaggtaaaaaaatacacacatacacaaaaaaacacacacacacatagggagGAATGCACAACAAACACCCACATAGGAGAGACGGTGTAAAGGACAAGACAAACGTGTGACTTAAAATAGGTGCGTATTGACCGGTGTGTGTCCACTCATTCGTGTCTGTCTGCTGCAGGCTGATGTCGCAGGTGAGTCACCGACAGGTCACGTGTTCCCTTTCGGTGGGGGGTTCTGGTTGCCAGGCAACACGGCGGGATAAAGCCAGAGGCGCTCAGAAAGGACTCGGGAAGTGGGGGCGCCGCGtgcctgcgtgcgtgtgtctgtatgATGACATCATCACTATCTGCTGTTGCAACAGACAACGTCATCAGGTGGATACTCCGCCTCCACCGTTTCCATTCTCTGTCGGGTGTTTCCATTCAACGCTTTTCCTTTACACGTGCGCTGGCACGACACTAAtgatctgccattgacggggatggacgtccaatccatttagttgCCCCTCAAAAGCAGTGAAAgtttaaaaagcatgtttttctcCACAATGTGGACACTCCACACGGGCTTGTCATAAACAAAATGGCGGGCCAGGTTAAATTATGCCAACGTCAAAGTGTAAACCTCAACCGCGGCAGGATATTAGAACAAATATTTGCTGACTAACTGTGTTATGCGGCGCAGCACAAACGTTTCATGTTACCTGTGTGGTTGGAAAACTGCACAGAGTTGATGGAGTCCACCTCAAAACCTAAAACCTGCAAAGAAAATATAGAAGGTCACCAGCTGGAAATACATCTATTTTGTATGCAGATGTGAAAGTATGAGCCATAAAAAATATTGGAGATGAATTTAATGTAATGTGACAGCCTAAACCCTATTATTCTTTTCCTATCATATATCTATACTACATTTACTCATATTTCTTTAGTCACTCTTtgcattcatttaaaattagAATGCACGACACATATGCTAAAAGGATGACAGTAAATAACACCTGATTTAGGAGTTGATCCATTTATGGCCCCTCAAAGTGTAAAAGTGATTGCGTGGTGAAAAATGAATGGCAGTGCACGCTGACaatcagaagaagaaaaaaatgatcacattCAGCAAAAATCTCCCCTGATATGAGACGGTAAATTGTTTTCCCACGCTTGCTAGATTGTTATCGCCATGACTTGATGATGGAAATGTGAAAAAAGGAAAGTGACAACTCATTGGTACTCCTGCGGTGTCACgtgtcgcttttttttttttaactcaatggctgccattgacagcaatagacgtgcAACCCATTTTAACAGTCACTTGTCCAATCATGGGATTAATTGTCTtgggtgtaaaaaataaatcgaAATCAACAAAATTAGACACTTGCTCTATAAAAGGTTAAATGTCTTCAACGTCAATTTTCAACTAGCTGTCTCTGAAAGCGTTAAAATTGCATTCATGTGGTCCACAGTCTTCATATCCCCGTTTCCAAACTGCCTCAAGTTGTCAAATTCTGGTGCTTAACGAAGCACTGACACTACTTCCAGAAAGCGAAGAAATCTCTGAATGGAGTTTATATAGGAAAACCGTAAAAAGCGGCTTTTACAAGCCGAGTAAAAGGGCCTGGTGTTAATAGAGCGGCTAATGGCTTCTCTAGTTATCCCCATATAAAGACAATTATTTGCGCGTCTGCGGGCGCAAAGAGAATCAATCAAACGTAACAAGTCGAAGGTGCTCTCGTGTTGGGAGGAGGAATGCTAGCCAACTTCCCGCTCGGCCCGGGACGAAAATAGACAAAGGAAGCGCTTCGTGCCACAAGGAGGTCCATCATAagcatcgtcatcatcatcatcatcattcaaaCGGAGGCACCAACGCTCGTTACCTTCACACTGTCAACAGCAGAAATCCTAATGGGCTATGATGCTCACTTTCACGGCCTGCTGAACAGATCTTTGTCTTTTTACACATACATCTACCAGTACTCTATCTATACAATAGATGTCAAACTGgtggccagggggccaaatccaGGCCCGGCACAACATTGCGTGTGGCCCACAAAAGTAAATATTCTGCAACCACTTCAGTTTCACTAAAATAACATTTATATCCAACTACTATTgtccatgtttttaaaaaaatatattttttttacaaaatgttcagtAGTATTCAATAGCAGTGCATTTTAGTTGAATAAAATGCATATTTAATTTAGCATAGTCTTTGTGTGCATGTGGTTTAAAATAATGTGAACCAACTTTTTTATTCGATACTTGGACCACTTATGTGGAtttgaaaaaacatgtttttaagaCTTGAAATATGAGTGTCCCCAGCTGACCCACTCAGGACAAGCgcagtggaaaatgaatgtatgaacgTGAAATCTACAGAATCCAATCTATTCGGATATTAGCTGTGTCTTTTCATGGACAATTCGACCTTAAAAGGTTCCAGTCAACTCCTGTGGCTGATGTGAACCCCTTCCAACTATGTAAACACTGCCTGTACagctctaaaaaaaataatagcaataatgACAGGTAGCACATTTCTTTGACTGATGATAAGACTTTGCCCAGTCAGGACATTGATGTCTTTTTCAATGTCAGAGCCACGAGATTTGTCTCCTTCACTGCCTCAATAGCAGCATTAAATATAGCTGATAATGGGTCGTGACTGACAGCTACAAGGAAGATGCCACCTCAGTTTAGACTGTTCCGATGACAAACTGCTTCATTAACACTGACCCAAGAAGAACACACCTAGCACGACTCATTTGTTGGCAAACATAAACTTTGATCGACGTGAAACGTGGATGAAATTGAAAAggcaggagggggaaaaaagaaatgtcagtCAAGGATGCGACATCATGGATGCGGGGAAGGGAAACTGGGCTGGTTTGGTTTCTACCTGCAACGGGAAAGAGGCGCTCTTGTTGCCCACATAACCCCGGACGACGTGGCTCTGGATGGACAGGACACGGCACTCCATGGCGGCTCCCGGTGGTCAACCGTGGAGGACAGACGCTGGCGGACGAGTCCAATTCGTTGGCTCGCGTCACCGCATAACAACGCGGATGGGACAATTATTAGTCCCCGACAGCCCGGCGCGCGCCCACCCAGATTTAGCTAAACGTTAGCTTGATGGCTACTCGGGAGGCGTGTGACGCGCACAAATGACGCTAGTCAGCGTGCACGCGCGCGCGCATGACGAAACCCAGTTCTCTCAGTTAGTTATTATTGATTTGACCCTTTATAAAAGTTACCCGTCTATACCTAGATCAAAATTCATATTTGTCCACGAGAAGACACTTCTATTATAAAGCTTAACGGTCCAATTCTGTAGGTGGCGCTGTTTTGGGTTGCTATCGAAGGAACCACTGGGGTTAATTTGGCGCATGCGCTGTATAGTCATAACATTATAAtgtaaaatgcacacattttcagatTAGGATCAAAATTAATGTAAATGGGGGCTTAAAGGCAAACTACGAAATGCGTTTCCTTACAACTAGGTTTATGTTGATGTCACAAAATAAGGCGTTAACTGAAGGGAATCAAAAATACCTGACTACTTCGTATGCCAACCAGGGAGTAGCGCTGTGATGCGGCCAAGTAAAATGATCGGACAAAAACCTCGCAGATGAGTGCGAAAAACTTGACAAAATCGGGAATATTTTTTTGGTACATATATTACACGCGTGCTCCTAACTGTTGTCAGTCATATTTTGAACTGGCGACACGTGTGGCCACCTGAAATACAACGTCATCAACCAAGGGACATTCACGGACGTTCAGAAAAACAAGTGATTAATCATTTTGacatgaataaaaagaaaagaatgaatTTTCATTATAAACCACTCCAAACCTGACGTTCTTTCTTTAGACTATTCTTTTTACCTTTGTTAAATTTGGGAGAAGAAAGTAAACCTAGATCAAAGCAGAATGAGTGCGTGACTGTGACGCCATTGTCGTCGTGACTGAGGGGATTTGGCAACGCGCTTACAACACAGCAAGCAGATGTGTAAAggctgacaaaaaaataaaaaagaccgcATATAAATGACAAATTTAGCACAGCACTGCCGCAGAGTCGTGATTAGAAGACAAACGAGGATCGTACATGACTCCAACTCCACCTGCTGTTAAAGTAGAGAACACAAGAGCTCATTTAATCCTTTCAGAGACAGTTGACATTCCAATGGACAGCTCTAAATTGACACTTCAAATGTACTTAACCCCTTATAGGGCAAtttactatttttggtcataaaaataGGTTGTATATTTTTAAACGATTGTGAATACATTCTAAATTAGTCATCTTGGTTCAACTCAAGTTTATTTTGAACTTTATGAACACTGAAAAGACAACAACGTACGTAcagcattattattatcatctaaAGCGACGATTGGTCGTTTCTCCACGGTCATATATTAACTCTGTCTCAGTAGTATTTGTACAGCAGCCTTCCGCGGCAGACAGTAAGAACGGGTCATTAGCTTCATTTTAGTACATTGTGAGTGGGGGGACAAGGGAAAAGACAAGATGAGGATATTTCCATCATTGTGAAGACACGCAAAAAAACTCGCTGACGTCTGATTGGACAATGGCTGGTCCCTAAGGTAACTATTAGTTGTTTACAGCGTGGGAGAAATGTGGCACGGGATGCAATATTTCGATTGGAATTGACTAAAGTCCAAGTCAAATTgcctcatttgtattttttcctgaCTGATATGATGAAGGAAACACATTATTCCCAGTAGTTTAAAAAAGAATTCTCTTCATGGTTTAAAAGAAAAGTGAATTATGATCACAGGGAAGAAAACCAGTGGTTATATGTTTGAAAAAGGCAACAAAAAGGGAATTCCCCGAATATTTATCTTTAGGTGAACAAAAAcaagtcattcactcacttacgTTTCGtaccgcttaacctcacaagttaaaaaaaaaaaaaaatgctaaaacgaaagtaaaagaaaataatgtttttaggtaaaaaatattaaattatcatcatacattaaaaaaacttttgggtaaaaaaaatggaacaaaatggaaagtaaaagtgaaaacaaaagtagattgtcttcatttgaataaaaaaaaaacaaataatagcttTTTAGTAAAATGGAATGACTTAAAAACAATGcctaaaaggtaaaaaaaactatatactcaaatggaaaaaaacgttAAGGTTATTGTAAGaaacaaaattgacaaaaaaaatctgttattcATGAAAGCACGTACGTGTATACTCACACATTTGAGGGATTGTCACCGGCATGCGTATCTGAGGGAGGAACTGCAAATTTGGATGTTCCCTTGAATTAGCCGCTAGCAACAagctaacgtttttttttatccatctgGAATCAgccaacagaaaaaaagtcaagttcACGCTTACGTGGCCTCCTGTTATTTGCATTGCAGATTTAGCTTGAGTTCTGCCCTACAAATGAACGCTTCTATGCGGCCGCGAAGATGAACAAGCGAGCTGCCTCGTGGTCCGACCTACCAGCTGACCATTTTCAACTTCTACTGgtgaatcaataaataagaatgagAATAAAAGAGCAGTCTTTCTCTGTCTCGCTTTCATCCCAATGATCGTGACGTCATTTCAGGGCTCCTCGAAGAGCTGCAGGTCGAGCCTGACCACGATCTCGCCGGTGGGGACCTCGTGGAGAAGCAAGCGCTTGGTGATGGGTCCCTTGGAGCCTTGGTCTTTCTTAATCTCGGCCAATCGGATCTCAGTCCTCCCCAGGAAGTCTAAAAATCAGGATACACACATTGTAAAGTTTGAAATTATTCCGACAAAAAACACGTGCATATTCTGGGAAATTTGCGGAGTACGCACCGTCGGGCGAGAACTGGTCCCGCTCGAAAACAGTGACGCAGAGGACATCCTGTTCCAAGTCTTTGATGAAAAACTGGCAGTTGGAGTTCCACTTGGGATTCAGCGTGTCCTGCCATCAAAGACGACTTTGTTAGGGAAATGAACGCCGCAAATAAAACTTAAGTGAGCTGCTACTGTACCTGCAGCGTTTTGGTGATGTGGCACTGCGAGCCCATGGTGACCTCACAGTAAGGATTGCTTTTTcctgtcacaaaaaaaaacaatgtcactTGATGCCAAGCTAAGATAAAATGGACCAGGGGAGCTCAATTGAAATCCATGCCGAGTAAAAGcactaaataattaaaataatcattttaatgtAGTTTTTAAGCAACAATTGTATTAACACAGTTTTTAAAAGATTAATagtaatttaaatatatttacaatttaCACACATGATGTTTTGTCTGTGTTCTTTTAGCAGTGATCAAAAATAAGTCACTTGCCTTCTTGTTAAGGGTTGCATTGGTTATTTCAGTATTTTAACACTTACATTTTAGGGATTTATTTGATGTTGAATGACTTCAATTATGCATTTCAAGAAtaatatatttagatttgtatgtatttttcttgttttacagatttatttcaatttatattactttcaaaattaaaataaataaataaataaatattggaaaaagtgaaaaagttcatttttaaatgaacaggTACCTATTTAAATGCCCATTTAATTCTGTTAATAAGTTATATAAGGTCCTCCATGCAAAGACTATTTAGCTTTTCATTACCATGCGAGCGACACGGCTTGAGTTCAATTCCCTCCACGATGTTGACCATCAGCCTCCCGATGCCGGTTGCCCGCTGGGAACGCACTGAAGCGGCACAAAGCACAAAATCAGCACAAGTACAatcaaagaagaaaaacaactggCGGAATGAAAGGAAACGGAGCACCCAGATACGCCTTTTCCCTCTTTTTCTTCTCCGTTTCGATGAACAGTTCGGAAGCCGCCTTGATCTTCTGGACCCAAGCCGTTCTGCGCCGCACACATACAATCACAAGGCCCTAAATATGACACCGGTCTCGTTTCTAGGCAAAGTTTAGTCTGCCGATTACCGCTCGTTGATGCTCTCCGCCCTCAGGGTGTAAACTCGATCGATGTGGGAGATGTGGAAGAGGGGCTCGTCCCCCGAAGGGTCCGTCGGGAGTTTCACCAAAACTTCGTTGAGGAAGATGGGCTGCGTCACATGAAAATTTTGTTATCTTGTTTGCTTTTCAGACGCACCAAAACTACAAACTTAcatgtttttcaagaaaaaaaatgatcttgcataaaatataa
Above is a window of Stigmatopora argus isolate UIUO_Sarg chromosome 11, RoL_Sarg_1.0, whole genome shotgun sequence DNA encoding:
- the pdxkb gene encoding pyridoxal (pyridoxine, vitamin B6) kinase b is translated as MECRVLSIQSHVVRGYVGNKSASFPLQVLGFEVDSINSVQFSNHTGYSHWKGQVLTADELHVLYEGIKLNNVHQYDYVLTGYTRDTSFLEMVVDIVQELKRANPNLVYVCDPVLGDHGSMYVPQNLYPVYKNKVVPVADIITPNQFEAELLTGKNISTEKDAVEVMDLLHNMGPDTVVITSSDLPSRLGDRFLVSLGSQRHVRPDGSRTTQRVRIEVPKVDAVFVGTGDLFAAMLLAWTHHYPNDLKTACEKTFSVMHHVIQRTISYAHELAGPGRRPSPPQLELRMVQSKADIEDPAIVTEATVIS